The following are encoded together in the Oryzias melastigma strain HK-1 linkage group LG17, ASM292280v2, whole genome shotgun sequence genome:
- the LOC112150613 gene encoding high affinity immunoglobulin epsilon receptor subunit gamma: MSGMIGCYVLDGFLILYGIILTVLYFRLKITSDKKSPTRHLEKQPAEGGIYAGLTSPSADTYDTVRTNKKLMVA; encoded by the exons ATGTCGGGGATGATCGGGTGCTACGTGCTGGATGGATTTCTCATCCTCTACGGGATCATCCTCACTGTCCTGTACTTCAGACTGAAG ataACTTCGGACAAAAAATCCCCCACCCGGCATCTTGAG AAGCAGCCCGCTGAGGGAGGCATCTATGCG GGTCTGACCTCCCCCAGCGCTGACACGTACGACACCGTCAGGACCAATAAAAAGTTAATGGTGGCATGA